The sequence GAACTCGGTCAACATTAACTTGATCGCTTTCAACAGGTTTCTCAATCCTAGTGAAGTAACCGGGCAGATATTTGCCATCATGGTCATTGTGGTTGCCGCTGCTGAAGTAGCTGTCGGTTTGGCATTAATCCTTAACATCTACCGTCAACGTCTAACCACTGATATCAATGATCTGGATTGGCTCAAATGGTAGATTGGAATTAAAAGGTAGGTGACAAGAAATCCATGGTTAAACTAGCTTGGTTAATTCCCGTATTACCGGCTATTGCTTTCCTTATTATTGTCTTCCTGACCAGGCGCTTGCAGTTGGTGAGTGCTCTAACGGCTATCCTGGCCATGTTGGGCTCCTTCATCATTTCTTTAGGGATTGGGATTGAAGTCTTAACCAACCCGATT comes from Clostridia bacterium and encodes:
- the nuoK gene encoding NADH-quinone oxidoreductase subunit NuoK: MVTLNHYLIFAAILFCIGLYGAVAKKNAIAVLMSIELMLNSVNINLIAFNRFLNPSEVTGQIFAIMVIVVAAAEVAVGLALILNIYRQRLTTDINDLDWLKW